Proteins encoded by one window of Lathyrus oleraceus cultivar Zhongwan6 chromosome 1, CAAS_Psat_ZW6_1.0, whole genome shotgun sequence:
- the LOC127115276 gene encoding LEAF RUST 10 DISEASE-RESISTANCE LOCUS RECEPTOR-LIKE PROTEIN KINASE-like 1.2 isoform X4: MKCKNSFEVPGKNNSLPNKSSVMEGILVEGFEVRWNGVGEDRCHACTKYGGRSGYNREENAFMCLSKRSATSKVPSRTWNWKKKLIIGVISTVFVTLVVITSIYFYKRHNIHSRNLSLQPFRLDSQRISKSQNFGVEHFIFKDLYKATNNFDKKLGDGGSAEVFYDKLLDGREVAVKRLFKFGLNKEQLFLKEINILARTIHPNLILLYGCTSLKSRRALIVYEYVRNGSLDDHLHGDKATPNSRRQF; encoded by the exons A TGAAGTGTAAGAATAGTTTTGAAGTTCCCGGAAAAAACAACTCTTTGCCAAACAAATCAAGTGTTATGGAGGGTATTTTAGTTGAAGGATTTGAGGTGAGATGGAATGGTGTGGGGGAAGACAGGTGCCATGCTTGTACAAAATATGGAGGGAGATCTGGATACAACAGAGAAGAAAATGCATTTATGTGTCTCTCGAAGAGATCCGCCACATCCAAAGTTCCATCAA GAACATGGAATTGGAAAAAGAAACTCATCATTG GTGTTATTTCTACTGTGTTTGTAACACTTGTTGTCATCACATCCATTTACTTTTATAAGCGCCATAATATACACTCTCGCAACCTCTCCTTACAACCATTTAGACTTGACAGTCAACGCATTAGCAAGAGTCAAAACTTTGGAGTCGAACACTTCATCTTTAAAGATCTTTACAAGGCGACAAACAACTTTGACAAAAAACTAGGAGATGGAGGCAGTGCAGAAGTGTTTTATG ACAAACTACTAGATGGGCGTGAAGTTGCAGTGAAAAGGCTTTTTAAATTCGGACTCAATAAAGAACAACTATTTCTTAAGGAAATAAATATACTAGCAAGAACTATTCATCCCAATCTCATCTTGTTATATGGTTGCACATCACTCAAAAGTCGTCGAGCTTTGATCGTCTATGAGTATGTTCGTAATGGATCTTTGGATGATCATCTTCATGGTGACAAAGCAACACCTAATAGTCGCCGGCAGTTCTAA
- the LOC127115276 gene encoding LEAF RUST 10 DISEASE-RESISTANCE LOCUS RECEPTOR-LIKE PROTEIN KINASE-like 1.2 isoform X3, producing MKLKCKNSFEVPGKNNSLPNKSSVMEGILVEGFEVRWNGVGEDRCHACTKYGGRSGYNREENAFMCLSKRSATSKVPSRTWNWKKKLIIGVISTVFVTLVVITSIYFYKRHNIHSRNLSLQPFRLDSQRISKSQNFGVEHFIFKDLYKATNNFDKKLGDGGSAEVFYDKLLDGREVAVKRLFKFGLNKEQLFLKEINILARTIHPNLILLYGCTSLKSRRALIVYEYVRNGSLDDHLHGDKATPNSRRQF from the exons ATGAAAT TGAAGTGTAAGAATAGTTTTGAAGTTCCCGGAAAAAACAACTCTTTGCCAAACAAATCAAGTGTTATGGAGGGTATTTTAGTTGAAGGATTTGAGGTGAGATGGAATGGTGTGGGGGAAGACAGGTGCCATGCTTGTACAAAATATGGAGGGAGATCTGGATACAACAGAGAAGAAAATGCATTTATGTGTCTCTCGAAGAGATCCGCCACATCCAAAGTTCCATCAA GAACATGGAATTGGAAAAAGAAACTCATCATTG GTGTTATTTCTACTGTGTTTGTAACACTTGTTGTCATCACATCCATTTACTTTTATAAGCGCCATAATATACACTCTCGCAACCTCTCCTTACAACCATTTAGACTTGACAGTCAACGCATTAGCAAGAGTCAAAACTTTGGAGTCGAACACTTCATCTTTAAAGATCTTTACAAGGCGACAAACAACTTTGACAAAAAACTAGGAGATGGAGGCAGTGCAGAAGTGTTTTATG ACAAACTACTAGATGGGCGTGAAGTTGCAGTGAAAAGGCTTTTTAAATTCGGACTCAATAAAGAACAACTATTTCTTAAGGAAATAAATATACTAGCAAGAACTATTCATCCCAATCTCATCTTGTTATATGGTTGCACATCACTCAAAAGTCGTCGAGCTTTGATCGTCTATGAGTATGTTCGTAATGGATCTTTGGATGATCATCTTCATGGTGACAAAGCAACACCTAATAGTCGCCGGCAGTTCTAA
- the LOC127115276 gene encoding LEAF RUST 10 DISEASE-RESISTANCE LOCUS RECEPTOR-LIKE PROTEIN KINASE-like 1.2 isoform X1: protein MYASCVFSSCDNFICAFFSCSNFINIIYYLWNLKTRYCGHTKFIFDCQNGRLSMEMMSPKIYILHKNESSQVLRIARDDLWDFHHADKLSCPKHYINVEINSHFFQYTSNNEMYTILFECGPLPNSYFSPSFQISFEVINCNIEGKFHSVYILSIFKLVDFSAVKCKNSFEVPGKNNSLPNKSSVMEGILVEGFEVRWNGVGEDRCHACTKYGGRSGYNREENAFMCLSKRSATSKVPSRTWNWKKKLIIGVISTVFVTLVVITSIYFYKRHNIHSRNLSLQPFRLDSQRISKSQNFGVEHFIFKDLYKATNNFDKKLGDGGSAEVFYDKLLDGREVAVKRLFKFGLNKEQLFLKEINILARTIHPNLILLYGCTSLKSRRALIVYEYVRNGSLDDHLHGDKATPNSRRQF from the exons ATGTACGCATCTTGTGTCTTTTCTAGCTGCGATAATTTCATTTGTGCATTTTTTAGCTGCAGTAATTTCattaatataatttattatttatgGAACCTTAAAACACGCTATTGCGGACACACTAAATTTATATTTGATTGTCAAAATGGTAGATTGAGTATGGAAATGATGTCCCCAAAAATTTACATCCTTCATAAAAATGAATCCTCTCAAGTTTTGAGGATTGCAAGAGACGATTTATGGGATTTTCATCATGCTGATAAGCTTTCTTGTCCCAAACATTATATTAATGTGGAAATAAATTCCCATTTCTTCCAATACACTTCCAACAATGAAATGTATACTATATTGTTTGAGTGTGGTCCTCTTCCAAATTCATACTTTTCTCCTTCTTTTCAAATTTCTTTTGAAGTAATCAATTGCAATATAGAGGGAAAATTTCATAGTGTATACATATTATCAATTTTTAAATTGGTTGATTTTAGTGCAGTGAAGTGTAAGAATAGTTTTGAAGTTCCCGGAAAAAACAACTCTTTGCCAAACAAATCAAGTGTTATGGAGGGTATTTTAGTTGAAGGATTTGAGGTGAGATGGAATGGTGTGGGGGAAGACAGGTGCCATGCTTGTACAAAATATGGAGGGAGATCTGGATACAACAGAGAAGAAAATGCATTTATGTGTCTCTCGAAGAGATCCGCCACATCCAAAGTTCCATCAA GAACATGGAATTGGAAAAAGAAACTCATCATTG GTGTTATTTCTACTGTGTTTGTAACACTTGTTGTCATCACATCCATTTACTTTTATAAGCGCCATAATATACACTCTCGCAACCTCTCCTTACAACCATTTAGACTTGACAGTCAACGCATTAGCAAGAGTCAAAACTTTGGAGTCGAACACTTCATCTTTAAAGATCTTTACAAGGCGACAAACAACTTTGACAAAAAACTAGGAGATGGAGGCAGTGCAGAAGTGTTTTATG ACAAACTACTAGATGGGCGTGAAGTTGCAGTGAAAAGGCTTTTTAAATTCGGACTCAATAAAGAACAACTATTTCTTAAGGAAATAAATATACTAGCAAGAACTATTCATCCCAATCTCATCTTGTTATATGGTTGCACATCACTCAAAAGTCGTCGAGCTTTGATCGTCTATGAGTATGTTCGTAATGGATCTTTGGATGATCATCTTCATGGTGACAAAGCAACACCTAATAGTCGCCGGCAGTTCTAA
- the LOC127115276 gene encoding LEAF RUST 10 DISEASE-RESISTANCE LOCUS RECEPTOR-LIKE PROTEIN KINASE-like 2.7 isoform X2: MYASCVFSSCDNFICAFFSCSNFINIIYYLWNLKTRYCGHTKFIFDCQNGRLSMEMMSPKIYILHKNESSQVLRIARDDLWDFHHADKLSCPKHYINVEINSHFFQYTSNNEMYTILFECGPLPNSYFSPSFQISFEVINCNIEGKFHSVYILSIFKLVDFSAVKCKNSFEVPGKNNSLPNKSSVMEGILVEGFEVRWNGVGEDRCHACTKYGGRSGYNREENAFMCLSKRSATSKVPSRTWNWKKKLIIDKLLDGREVAVKRLFKFGLNKEQLFLKEINILARTIHPNLILLYGCTSLKSRRALIVYEYVRNGSLDDHLHGDKATPNSRRQF, encoded by the exons ATGTACGCATCTTGTGTCTTTTCTAGCTGCGATAATTTCATTTGTGCATTTTTTAGCTGCAGTAATTTCattaatataatttattatttatgGAACCTTAAAACACGCTATTGCGGACACACTAAATTTATATTTGATTGTCAAAATGGTAGATTGAGTATGGAAATGATGTCCCCAAAAATTTACATCCTTCATAAAAATGAATCCTCTCAAGTTTTGAGGATTGCAAGAGACGATTTATGGGATTTTCATCATGCTGATAAGCTTTCTTGTCCCAAACATTATATTAATGTGGAAATAAATTCCCATTTCTTCCAATACACTTCCAACAATGAAATGTATACTATATTGTTTGAGTGTGGTCCTCTTCCAAATTCATACTTTTCTCCTTCTTTTCAAATTTCTTTTGAAGTAATCAATTGCAATATAGAGGGAAAATTTCATAGTGTATACATATTATCAATTTTTAAATTGGTTGATTTTAGTGCAGTGAAGTGTAAGAATAGTTTTGAAGTTCCCGGAAAAAACAACTCTTTGCCAAACAAATCAAGTGTTATGGAGGGTATTTTAGTTGAAGGATTTGAGGTGAGATGGAATGGTGTGGGGGAAGACAGGTGCCATGCTTGTACAAAATATGGAGGGAGATCTGGATACAACAGAGAAGAAAATGCATTTATGTGTCTCTCGAAGAGATCCGCCACATCCAAAGTTCCATCAA GAACATGGAATTGGAAAAAGAAACTCATCATTG ACAAACTACTAGATGGGCGTGAAGTTGCAGTGAAAAGGCTTTTTAAATTCGGACTCAATAAAGAACAACTATTTCTTAAGGAAATAAATATACTAGCAAGAACTATTCATCCCAATCTCATCTTGTTATATGGTTGCACATCACTCAAAAGTCGTCGAGCTTTGATCGTCTATGAGTATGTTCGTAATGGATCTTTGGATGATCATCTTCATGGTGACAAAGCAACACCTAATAGTCGCCGGCAGTTCTAA
- the LOC127115276 gene encoding LEAF RUST 10 DISEASE-RESISTANCE LOCUS RECEPTOR-LIKE PROTEIN KINASE-like 1.2 isoform X5 encodes MEGILVEGFEVRWNGVGEDRCHACTKYGGRSGYNREENAFMCLSKRSATSKVPSRTWNWKKKLIIGVISTVFVTLVVITSIYFYKRHNIHSRNLSLQPFRLDSQRISKSQNFGVEHFIFKDLYKATNNFDKKLGDGGSAEVFYDKLLDGREVAVKRLFKFGLNKEQLFLKEINILARTIHPNLILLYGCTSLKSRRALIVYEYVRNGSLDDHLHGDKATPNSRRQF; translated from the exons ATGGAGGGTATTTTAGTTGAAGGATTTGAGGTGAGATGGAATGGTGTGGGGGAAGACAGGTGCCATGCTTGTACAAAATATGGAGGGAGATCTGGATACAACAGAGAAGAAAATGCATTTATGTGTCTCTCGAAGAGATCCGCCACATCCAAAGTTCCATCAA GAACATGGAATTGGAAAAAGAAACTCATCATTG GTGTTATTTCTACTGTGTTTGTAACACTTGTTGTCATCACATCCATTTACTTTTATAAGCGCCATAATATACACTCTCGCAACCTCTCCTTACAACCATTTAGACTTGACAGTCAACGCATTAGCAAGAGTCAAAACTTTGGAGTCGAACACTTCATCTTTAAAGATCTTTACAAGGCGACAAACAACTTTGACAAAAAACTAGGAGATGGAGGCAGTGCAGAAGTGTTTTATG ACAAACTACTAGATGGGCGTGAAGTTGCAGTGAAAAGGCTTTTTAAATTCGGACTCAATAAAGAACAACTATTTCTTAAGGAAATAAATATACTAGCAAGAACTATTCATCCCAATCTCATCTTGTTATATGGTTGCACATCACTCAAAAGTCGTCGAGCTTTGATCGTCTATGAGTATGTTCGTAATGGATCTTTGGATGATCATCTTCATGGTGACAAAGCAACACCTAATAGTCGCCGGCAGTTCTAA